The window AACACATCTACCCGGCTGAGGACGGACTCATCATTATCTCATTTGATGTGACAGAGCAAAAGCGGCAAGCACAGGAACTCGACCGGAACCGAGAGGTTCGCCGGCACACCGAAACACTCACCGATATCGGTGGGTGGGAACTCGACGCCAAGACAGGAGCACAACGATGGACAGCAGGAACGTATCGAATACACGACCTGGATCCCGAGGGAGATTTCGAGCCAACTCTTGAAGCGGGGCTGCGTTTTTATCTGCCGGAGGATCGAGGGCGAATCGAGTCGGTGGTACAACGGTGTCTCGAAACCGGTGAACGCTACGAATTGGAACTCAGGTTGATTACTGCGGATGATTGCAACCGTTGGGTACAAACGAACGGGGAACCGATCCGGGATGAGGGGGAAATCGTTGGTGCAAGGGGTGCAATTCAGGATATCACACAGCGGAAAGTGTGGGAGACACAACTGCGGAACCTATCCCAATTTCGGGAGGCTATAATTGAGAGTGCTAACGTCTGGATAAACGCCCTTGATGAGGCGGGACACGTCGTGCTGTGGAACGAGGCTGCAGAACAGATAAGCGGGTACACCGCAGAGGAAGTTGTTGGGACCGACAAGATTTGGGCGTGGCTCTACCCGGATTCTGAGTATCGACAGACAGTGACTGAACTGGCCAGTGATATAAGCAGTGGTGAGAGAAGCGTGGAAGAATTCGAGACGACGATCACCACGAAGGACGGCCGAGAACGGATTGTGTCCTGGAATTCGCATCCAATCTCCGACGAATTGGGGAACGTCTCTGGCTCGGTCGCGGTTGGTAGAGACATTACCGAGGGCAAGGAGAGCGAGTGGGCACTCGAAGAACGGGTAAAGGAATTGACCACGATCAAGCGTGTCTCGCAAGCGTTCCTCATCTCGGACACGCCGTTGGAGACTCTGTTAGCGGACTTTCTCGAGACACTCTTCCAGTCATTCCAGTACTCCGAAATCACAGCTGCGACAATAACCTGTGGCGAGATCGTGGTCTCGACCGAGAACTTCGAGCTCCGCGAACCCCGATTGTCGACGCAGGCAACAACAGCTGACGGCGAACAGGTCACCCTCGAGGTCGTGTATCTCGAGAATCGACCGCAGGAAGATATCGGGCCGTTCCTCGCTGAAGAACAGGAGTTGCTCGATATGCTGATCCCCCTCGTTTCAAATCAAATCAACCTGAGACAGCGCGAACGGAAACTGCGTGAACAGAACAGGTACATGGATCGGATCTTCGATACGATGGACGATATTTTCTTTATCGTCGGCACGGATGGGAAGATTCGACACTACAATCGCGCTGCCCGTGACGTGTGGGGGTATCCCGAAGGTCAAGCACGGGAGATGTCGATCACCGAGTTCGTCGGCAGTCGAGACGTTGCCCGGATCGAACAGTTCTTTGAATCGGTGCAGAATACGAAAAAGGCGGGTATCGAAGTCGATATTGTAACCGGGGAGGGGAGGCATAATCCGTACGAATTCAGAGCGAATTCAGTTGACGATCCGGACGGAGAGACCGCCATCATCGGGATCGGCCGAGACAAGAGCGAAGTCGTCGACCGAACCAAACAGTTGCAGGTGATGGATCGAGTGCTACGCCACAACCTGCGAAACGATATGACAGTCATTGGTGGCTATGCGGAACTGATCTGTCAGGAGGCCACTGGTTCGGTGGCAACGTACGCGGAGACTATCGTCGAGACATGCCAGCAACTCATGACAACTGTCGAGAAGGAACGCGAGATCATCGACGTCTTGGCTGAGCCACCCGAACGGAGTCTGATCGACACCGTTGCCGTCGCGCAACTCCTCGTCGACGCTGTTCGTGAGGTGAACCCCGATGTAGACCTGACGCTTGATCTTCCCGTGGAAGCGACCGCGTTCACAACGGACAATTTACACAAAGCTTTGCGCGAATTGCTCGTTAACGCAATTGTTCACAATGATCAACCGACGCCGGCCATAACGATCACTATAACAGATCAGGACGAGTCGGTGCAGATTGACGTTGCCGATAATGGCCCTCCAATTCCCGAAGAGGAAGTCAAAATTCTCTCGAGGAACCGGGGAATCGAGCCCCTCCTTCACGGGAGTGGTCTCGGGTTGTTGCTCGTCCACTGGATTGTGTATCGTTCGGATGGCACACTCTACTTCAAGACAAACGAGCCCCGCGGGAACGTCATCTCGATCTCTCTCCCGAAATCGATGTGAGTGGACGGTGAGACTGCGATTTCGTCCTAGCCGGTACACTCATCACGCTGAAGAAATAGTGTATCTCGTATAATGGGTGACGATGAAGCGAAGGATGTTCCCCAATCCCGTCTTCGAGTTCTTCACAGTGTTGCGATCGACCTTCAAGACTCTGAGACGATCGACGATATTTGTGCCCGGACAGTGGAGGCTGCCGAGGTCGTCCTCGAGTTCGATCTCTGCCTGATCGCCCTTGAGGAAGGCGGTGAACTCCCGGTACGCGCCCAGTCCTCACAACTCCCACCGGACGGCGTTGCACCGGCGATGTCTATCGACGAGGGGATCGCCGGCCGGACGTATCGAACGCAGCAATCGTACCGATTCGACGATCTCTCAGCCGTTTCGGAGGCGAACGCGCAGGGCCCGTATCAGTCCGGACTCAGCGTCCCGATCGGTGACAAAGGGATTTTTCAAGCTGTCTCCGAGGAATCGGCATCTTTCACCGATGACGATCTGCAGCTCGTCGAACTGTTGGTGAGCCATACACAGAGTGCACTCACTCGGGTCAAACATCGGGACGAGCTAGAACGGTTTGCACGGGTTGTCTCGCATGACCTTCGAAACCCGCTCTCGGTTGCCAGCGGATACCTCGAACTGGCTCAAGACGAGTGTGAGTGTGACCATCTGGCCCCGATCAAAGCGATGCATACCCGAATGGAGACGCTCATCGAGGAACTACTGATACTTGCCCAACAAGGTGATATCGTCTCCGAGTGTGAGCCGGTCGGGTTCGAGGAAGCGATCATGACCAGCTGGCAGGAAGTGGCCACGGCCCAGGCGACACTCGCTCTCGATCTCGAGCCCGGAACGCGTCTCATCACCGACCCGTCTCGTCTCCGGCAGTTGCTCAACAACCTCTTTCGCAATGCGATCGACCACGCCAGCACAACCGTTACCGTGCGTGTTGGCCAACTCGAGTCCGGCTTCTACGTAGAAGACGACGGCCCGGGAATTGCCGACAACGACCAATCCCATGTACTCGAGTGGGGATATTCGACAGCCGAGGACGGAACCGGGTATGGGCTTCACATCGTCTCGAAAATCGCTCGCGCCCACGGGTGGCAGATCGCGATTATGACGGGGACGGAGGGTGGGGCTCGATTCGAGTTCACGAACGTGGATATAAACTCAACGTCGAATTCTTCCCACGGCTAAAGCCGTGACCTCCCTCCTTCCAGAGGTCGAGGAGAAAGCCCACGACCTTCAGTCGTGGATAACTATCAGATATATTTTACCCCCTTGAGGTAAGGCCGTGAAGCACTTAGCCTGTTTTTCATATCTCTTTTTCCGAAAGTGTGAATACGTCACACAGCAATGGCTACCCAGGATGGGGCGAGACGACGCTAAACCGGACAGCGGGGAACACGGGGAACCCTGTACAGAAGCGACGGATACAGAGGTCAAAGTCGCCATCGAGGAGGCCGAGGACGTCGAGGAGGACGATTCCCTGGTGATCGGATCCTAGTCACACTTTCTTGTTCACACTCTCTTGTGCCCCCTCCATCGATACTCGCGAACAGTCTACCGTGAGCGGCCTCTCCCCTCGGTGTCACCGAGTTTCGAGCGTATCGCGAGGGGGAGCCAACGCTGCCTAGGTGCTGGACTCCTCTGAGGCAGCCGCGATCTCGCTTGGATCTGCATCGGGTAACTCGGTCTCGGCGAGAACGTTGGCCACGATATCGGTCGGCGTCACATCGCTCAGTTCGGCGTCGGTACTCAACACGAGCCGGTGGGCCAGGACGGACTCAGCCAGCGCCTTGATGTCATCGGGGATGACGTAGGAACGCCCGTGAATAGCCGCTCGAGCCTTCGACCCATGGATAAACGTGATCGTTGCTCGTGGAGATGCCCCGTGGCGAACGTCAGGGTGTGAGCGCGTCGCGCCGACGAGGTCGAGGACGTACCCCTTGACCGGCTGGGCGACGTACGTGTCAGCCACCGCCTGTTGGGCGGCGAGAATGTCATCGGTGGTAATCACCTGCTCGACCATGGCCACACCAAGTTGCGGTTCGGTGTCGAATCGGTCGATGAGTTCGGCTTCGTCGTCCCTGTCAGGGAGGTCGACGGTGAGTTTGAACTGGAAGCGGTCGCGCTGGGCTTCCGGGAGTTCGAAGACGCCCTCCATCTCGATGGGGTTCTGGGTGGCGATGACCATGAACGGCGTCGGCAGTTCGAGCGTCTCGCCTTCGATCGTCACCTGGCGTTCTTGCATCGCTTCGAGAAGCGCACTCTGGGTTTTCGGCGTAGCGCGGTTGATCTCATCGGCGAGAACGAGGTTGGCGAAGATGGGCCCGCGCTGGAGTTCGAACTCGCCGAGATTCTGTCGGTACACGTTGGTGCCGGTGATATCAGCGGGTAAGATATCCGGCGTCATCTGGACACGCCGGTAGTCCAGTCCGGACGCCCGGGCAAACAAGTTTGCAATGGTCGTCTTCGCGATCCCGGGTACTCCCTCGAGCAGCACGTGGCCGCGGGTCAACAGCGCGACCGTCAGGCTCTCGACGACGTCCTCGTTGCCGACGAGTACCTGACTCACTTCTTCGCGGATGGCCTCGGCGATCGCTTCGGGATCACCGTGGTCCCCGGGATCTGCCTCAGTCTCGGTCATGCTCACCACGTTTCAGGTCGAGTTCGTTAAACGCTTCTATGACACGGTTGATGCGCTCGTCATCCCACTCGGGATGGCGACGTCGAAGGGCGGCTGCCCGCTCGGCGTCGGAGAGCCCTGGGTGGGCGCGTTCGACGGCGCGGGCCGTCCGTCGGGAACGGCCGATGGGAAGCCACGCGAGCAGCCGTGATGGACGGAGTCGCCGACGCGAGCCAACGGCGAGGGCACCGATCCCGAGGAATGCGATCAGCCCCTGGAGGAACGGTGTGTCGCGAACGATTAAGGTCGCGACGGCCAGGGGTGGCACCCCTTCGGTGTGACTGACGTCGACGACGGCGTGGGTGCCCTCGTGGGCTAGCGTCGACAGGAAGGCGGCGTTATCCGGTTGCGCACGCATTGCGTTGGTCGTGATCGAGGGGTCGCCAACGACGATCACGGTTCCCTCACCGACTGATTCGACCGTGGCGACGGGCAGGGCCTCGAGGTTGTGTTCATCGGTGAGTTCGTCGTTGGGGCCCTCCGCCCGATAGGCGTAGTCGCTGGTGGTGACGAGCACCGTTGCATTACCTGACTCGACCGCGGTCGCGTAGTTGAGCGTCAGTTGCTCGACGCCGTCGGTGAGCGAGTGATTCGCGACGCCGGTCGCCACCGGCATTGCCGGGCCCCGGAAGTAGTGCTCCTCATCGCGGATAATCTCGCCGTCCAGGCGAGCCTCCGCGCCGACATCCTCGAGCAGGTCGTTACCGTGTGGTTCGAAGTTCTCGAGGACAACGACCGTTCCACCTCGCTCGACGAACGCGGCGACGTCGGCCGCAGCCACCTCGTTGTAGGACTCGTCGGGCGCGATGACGAACGCGACCGTCTCATTTGCGTCGAGATCGCCGTACGTAGTGGTCTCCCGGAGGAGCGTAACCTCGACCTCGGGATCGTCATCGAGGGCCGCGTGAAAGTCGCTGGCGCCGTCCCAGGCGGGATTGTAGGGGCCGAACGCCTCCGTCGACGTCGAGGCGGCGACGGTCAGCCCGCCGAGTGTGGCCAGCACGATGGCGACGAGAACGACCGTTGGCCAGTCGATTCGCCCGTCGGTGGCGAGGGGCTCGATTGGGTTCATCGGCGGCCCTCGGGGTTCCGTGGTGGCTCACTCATATGGGGAGTACCTCCGGTGGGAGGATCTCGAGGATCCGCCTGATTACGATGACGCCGAAGCCGACGAGACCAAGCGCGATGAGCCAGCCCAGTCGCCGCCGCCAGCGTGGTGCGACGTTCAGGGGTGCGGTGAGTTCCGTGACGATCAGGAAGCCGATGAGCGAGCACACAAAGAAGAGTTCGTACGACAGCGATCCTACGAGGGCGAGCAACAACGCCGTTACGAGCATCCAGGCGACCTGCCCGTGGATAAACCGTCGACGGCGTGTCGTTGGCATCTATCAGAGTAAGTGGTTGGCTGGTATGTAAGTCTCTCGGGAACTCCACTCGAGCATGGCGTGAATTCCCGTTCGAACCGTGCCTGCGTGTACTGCTTCCGTCTCACCGACGGGTTGGATGTCCCTCAAGCGGTGGTCTCCTACTACCCACCGTTGTATCGCGAGCGAATCCCACCGATTGCGATGGGTGGCGATCTCACTCGAAGTCAACCGTTGTCTCACAGGCTTCACAATCGATGTACGTGATCCACCTCGATTCGTCATCTGCCTCTGGTGGTCGTTGCCTGACCGTGATCGAGTAATCCCCACACTCAGGACATTCTGCTGGAATCTTGCCCCCCATACCCGCTACTCCATCTGATATATAATAATCATTTCCCAATTACACATTCTCGGTTGATGTAAAATAATGGTTTGAAAACATGACTGGCGATATTAAATATTGATGGCCAGTATTTTTATGATGAACGACATGTGATCCTCAATGGCGGAAGCCATCCTCTCATTGGCTGGCGCACACCAGCCGTCACCTGGGAGTTCCGCACGCAGAACCGTGGGCGCTACTGGGGGTAGCACTCACGGTTCGAACCGAACACATTCTTCATGACCGCTATTAGTACGTATTGAGCGACGGTGATCACCTCAAAAATCGGTCATACTGTCCCTAATTCCTCGATGTAGGCACTGCGAAACCCACCCAATCGACCGGTATGTCGTGTATTACCAATAGCTGACACGTGGCCTACACTGGCATCATGCACGATCTTACGGGGTTCCAGCGCGATCTCTTGTACGTGATCGCCGGTGCCGAACGACCCTCGGGGCAACAAGTCAAAGAAGAAGTGGAACAGTACTACAGTGGCGACATCAACCACGGGCGACTGTACCCGAATCTCGATACGCTAGTCAACAAAGAACTGGTCGAGAAAGGGGAACTCGACCGCCGAACAAACTACTACGCGCTCGCAGACGCCGGAACGCAGCGGATTCAGGATCGACGAGAGTGGGAAGCGCAGTACGTCGACTCGTGACGGAGGAGGTAGGGCGGACAGGTAGTCCACGAGTGATATCGGCCAAAGCGACTATGTCAGCCACTGCTAATTTTGCATCCGGGGGAGACCAAATGAGGTGTGAGCGGTGTGGGGAAGACACTCGAGTGGAGCGATACAGCGTCGATGGGTACACAGGCTATCTGTGTAAGGAGTGTTGGGTTGTCTGGAAGCGGCTACGGGACTAGTCGGGTGCGCCTGTCCCGATCCGTGTTGATCTTGTTTGTGGACGGTGCAAATGAGGTGAGTCTTCGACACTGGGTCAGCGCTATTGATCACGGTCGTTGCTATGGACGTTTGCCAGTCGAGAAGGACGTAGTCAGGCCTTAAGCAAAGGCTTCCTTGAGTTGGTGATGAACCCGTTTCTGTGACTCGAGCGCATCCTCGAGATCATCAATCCGGGTCGTTAACTGCTCGAGTTGTCCCTTGCGATCGTCTCCGAGGTCGTCAATCGCGAGGTCGACGAGCGTTTCGATCTCCTCTTCAGACCACTGCGCCCCCTCTAGCGTGTCGATGCGTGAGCGAAGCGTTTGTCGCTCGTCGCCCGCTGCCTGGAGCTCGTCATGCACTGTTTCAAGGTCGGATTGGAGTCGCTCTTGGATTTGGGCCGCCGTGCCGTTTTCATCCAAGAACTCCTCCAGGGCGTCGACGTAGGCCGCAAAGCTCTCCATCCGGGCCTGGACGTGCTCTAATCGGACGCCGACGGATGTGCGTGACTCGTCCTGGCCGAGATGGTCGCGCAGTCGGTCTATTTCCTCGGAATCGACTGTCCCTGCCTCGAGTTCGGCGACGAGGGTGCTGACGACCGACTCACGCCCCTCGTCGTGGCTGGCTTCCCAGTCGTCCTCGCCATCGTCGGGTGTCGGCTCGAGCAGGTGTTCGAAGGCGATTTCATCGTCGGAGAAGGCCACATCCGTTGGATCTGTGGCCTCCGCATCCGGACTCATTACCGGGTCGGCCTCGTCATCGCCGTCCTGCTCAAGGGCTCGTTGGACGTCCTGAAAACGCTCCACGTCGCTCATCCGATCGGACTCGGGTTCCTCGACGGCCACCCCAACGTCATTGGGCTCGAGCTCGAGATAGTCGATACTCGCGATATCGGTTGGATCGAACGCCCCCTCGATGACTGCCGACGGGATCGACGTCACGAGAACGAGATCCACCGCGGTCGTGGTCGACGCCAGTTCGTCGATCGCTGGATTGACGTACCGAACGTCGAGGGCGTTCGTGAGTTCGTTCACCAACGCCTTTTTCTGGCGGATCGAAATGTCGTCGAAGCCGATCCTGAAGTGATAGAGCTGTTCATCCGGCCGAATAGTGCCTTGGATTGTATTACTGAGGTCAGTTACTGTCTCCGTTGGCTCTCCCGCCTCTCCCCAGAGACGGGCTAGGCTGTCATCGTCGTTTGTCGTCATCGCAAATCCCCCTCATGTGGTATGTGTTGTGATCTATCATATAGGTGTTGGCTAGTCAACTATTTTGGAGCTATATTTTAAGCACGATATCACTTGGACACAATACTCGGAGACGGATTGGCGGTTTGGCCGATAGAATAAACAACACCGAATGTGTGAGTGTGAGATACGTGGGGAGGGGGGAGACATTGTTAGTCAGTTAACACGGATATCCCCAGTAGCCAACCACGCTCCCCACGTGTGATTACCGGCTCCCACAGCCGGTTTCTGTGACTCCAAGTGAACCATTAGTCGGTTCTCGAGACTCGAACCTGGCTGAGGCTATTCTCGTGTGTGGACAAGACGTTCGGACGGAGGGTTACACGAAGTCAAGGAGAAAGCCCACGACTGCAGTCGTCCTCAGATTGCGGAGCGTTCTGATGGGCTGCACAAGACCTTGAGTGGTCTGCGATCCCTCTGAATATTAGTTGCCAAGCAACTCTACGCAGTACCGTTCGATCCAGAGTGGGCCATCGCTCGAGTGTTTAAATCAAAAGCTGATCACTCTCGGTCTTGTGAACGAGGGATGACTCCTCCCCCAACCCCCATCAAAACCACAATGCTTAGCGTTCGTCGGAATCACGGGATTCGAGGCGGTTGGGGTTCCTGGCGCGTAGCATCGCTGGCCGCACATCATGGGAGTCCTTCTTGAGGGGTTCGACGAGATGATCCGAAATCCAGTAGACAAGACCCACTCGCTTCTCGCAAATGCACCGTCTCGAGAACTAGTGATCGGTCTGGCGATTGCGGTCACGCCAGCTACGATTGATCGACAGCCGCTCCGTGGAGTCGCACACCGAGCACCGACAGCACGGCGATCAGGGTGACGACTACGCCGAAGCCGGAGATAGTGTCGTCATCATCGTCGGTCACTTCGGAGTCGTCGTCATCGCTCGTAACCTCGTCTACGCTATCGTCGGTCACTTCGGAGTCGTCGTCATCGCTTTCAATCTCGTCTACGCTATCGTCGGTCACTTCGGAGTCGTCGTCATCGCTCGTAACCTCGTCTGCGCTATCGTCGTCAGTTGCGTCCGAGTCGTCCGACCCGTCGGCGTCGGTTCCGTCGTCCGGATCTTGCTCCGGCTCGACGACTATTTGGCCGAGCAACTCGCCCGCCATCGCCAGGTCGTAGGATCCTGCCGTGGTAAACTGGTGTTCGAGCGTGATCGTCTCGACCGATCCGCTCGCCACCGTCACGGTCATCTCGTCGACGATTCCGTCGTCGACGAGGAGCTCGACGGTGGTCGTGCCCTCGGCGTCGCCGACGTTCTCGATCTCCACAGTGACTGAAATCGACTCGTTCACCGTGAGGGTGGTGTCGCTGGCGTTCGTCACAGTGACTTCGAACTCAGGTTCGGGTTCAGGTTCGGGTTCAGGTTCGGGGTCAGGGCTCGGCAACGGTGGCTCATCTCCCGATGGCGATTCGTCGTCTGTCACCTCGACGGGATACGTTTCACTGACTCCTGCGCTCCAGAGCCGGAACCGGTACGTGTCGGGTTCGAGTGGCGTCTCTGGCAGTTCGAGGACGAATTCGATGGTGACGTTCTCGTCGGGTGCGAGCGTGACGTTTCGTGTCGATTTAGCGTACGTGGTCGGTGCGGTGAGTACCGCATCTTCCTCAAGACGCAGGTAGTGACGGAGATCGGCGATCGGTGTGTCGCCGACGTTCTCGATCGTCGCCTCGACGGTGACGGTTCCGCTGGTTGCGATCGTCTCCGGCGCGTCGAAGGCAGTTACCTCGATTTCGGGGCTGGGCGGAAGTTCGACCTCCTCGGTCACCACCGCGTTCGCTTCGATCTCGACGCCGTCGACGGTACCTTGTTTGTATCCGTCTGCCTGCACGACGACGTCGTACGTCCCGACGTCGACTTCCATCTCGAAGCCCCCTGACGAATCGGTTGGTAACGCGGCCACGGATGTGCCGTCACCGTCGAACAGGATGACGTCGGCACCGACGACCGGTTCGTCCGTTTCTGCGTCTGTCACGGTACCAACGAGCGTTCCCGTCTCCGGTGCTTCCGGCACGAGCGTAACGTCGTGAGTCGCCCCATCGCCCACGTCGACCAACGGGAATTCGGAGATGTAACCATCTGCGTGATACTCGATAGTCGTCAAGCCGGCTGGTGCGTACAGCTCGTACCAGCCGCTCTCGTTCGTCATCGCTGTGTCGACGGATCCGTCGGTGTCGGTGGAGATCACCGTCGCCCCCTCGATGGGCACCCCGGTCTCGTCGTCGGAGACCGTGCCGCTCAACACTGGGTGCGGCGTCAGTTCGATTGGATCGTACGTCACTCGTTCGCCATCGTCGACTTCGATGTTTTGTCGATATCCGTCCTCATACCCCGCCGCGAGGACGTCCATCTTGAAGACGCCCTCGACCAGGGCCACGTCGTAGACGCCGTCGGCGTCCGTCGACGCCGTAGTGGTGAAGCCACCCTCGAGGTCTCCTGGGCTTCCGACGCCTTCCTGCTGGACGATCTCGAGCGTCGCGCCCTCGATCGGCTCGCTAGTGTCTGCATCGAGGACAGTTCCGGTGAGTGAGGCCGTCACTGCCACCAATTCGATGTCGACGGTCGCCGTCTGGTTCTCGACCACCTCGACATCGGACTCTGCCGCCGTCTCGTACCCGTCGGCAACCACGTCGACCGTGTACGTTCCGGACGCGATCGGGAGGTCGAACGTCCCGTCGACGTCCGTCTCGACGGACTCGGTGACCGTTGATCGATTGGTCGCGGTGATCGTCGCGCCCGCGACCGGGTCGCCAGTGTCGGCATCGGTCACGGTGCCCGCGATCGTCCCTGACTGACCGGGCGGCGTCTCGAGCCAGGGAGTGAACAGGATCCACCCCTCCCATGCCCCGTCAGTCTCGAGTGAGTCGCCGCTACCGTCGGCGACGACACCTGTCTCGGGATCTTCCTCGCCACCGCTCGGTCCGTCGGCCGCTCCCCACCAGTTGTTCCTCGCGTCTAGGTACTCGACACCGCCGGCGTAGATGAGTCCTTTCTCGTTGCCCGTGATGGCGTTTTCGCTGACGGTGACGTTCTGATCTCCGCCAACTGTGATGCCAATTGCGGCGTTGTTCTCGATGGTGTTCCCGACGATCGAGACGTTTTCGAGGTCGGTCGCCCCGCTTCCGGTGAGGTACATCCCTTCCTCGTTGGCCCGGACGGTGTTGTTCGCGATCGAGCCACCAACGCCGTCGATTTGCGCATAAATTCCTCGCTCGAAGCTACCGATCACCGTGTTCCCCTCGATAACGGTTCCGTCGGCGCTGTCCAGTTCGATGCCGTGTGTACCGCTCGCGGTGACGGTGTTGTTCGTGACCGAGACGTCGTATACCCGGAGCTGCGAGGCCCCGAGGTCGAGGCCCGCCTCGTTCGCGCCGTGGATCGTGTTTTTGTCGACGAGCAGGTGCTCTGCGTTCTCGATGAAGACGCCGCGATCGATGCCCTCAATCTCGTTCTCGAAGACGTGGAGGTGATCGGCGCCATCAGCGTGGATCCCCCACCCGGTTCCCTCGATTGCGTTACCCGAGACAGTCGTCGGGGTTTCGAACTCGGCGCCGTAGTCGGTTCTGATCGTAACCCCCGCGTCGTCGGCATTCGAAACCTCGTTGTCGGCGATCGTTGCCCCATCACTGTCGGCGACGAAGATTCCTGACAAGTCCGTGTCGGCGATCTCGTTTCGCTCGACCGTAGCGTCGGGGGAGTGCCATATCGAGATCGTACCACCGCCGAAGGCGTGGTCGGCCGGCGACGTCGTGATCGTGTTGTCGGTAATGGTCACGCCCTCACTATGAGTGACCTGGACGCCCGCGACGATGTCTTCGAACTCGAGTCCGGAGACGTTGGCGTTCGTGGCGCCGACGAGGATCACCTGACCGGCGTCGGCGTCGACCTCGAGTCCGAACCCACCGGTGGCGTAGTACAGTGGGTCTCCGCCGACGGTGTTGTCTAGCATCAAGTGTGGGTTGTCGTCCAGATCCGCCGGAACCTGCCAGAGCAGGACGCCCGTGTCGAAGCTGTTGTCCTGGATCGTGTGGCCCACTCCGTCCTCGATCAGCAGGTCGGTGTCGTGCCCGGAGACCGTGTTGTTCCGCACCGTGACGTCGTCATAGTCGAGGTGGATTCCGATCTCTCCCGCGTCCGCGACGACGTTGT of the Natronosalvus vescus genome contains:
- a CDS encoding PAS domain-containing protein gives rise to the protein MIRVLYFGDESGITNQSRTALEAENTQLAIEVVSNVDEALSRVQDGTVDCVVTDHHFPHIDGLGFLKSVRERHPCLPVILFTANGSEEVASAAISAGVTDYLPQGGDNQYERLANRIKTVVSQHTPQRFQTVENVTQFDLMERFSDPVYALNSEWEFTYANKATSDTFGKHPKDLIGQHIWEVFPEATQTPFYDHYHEALAKNKTCTIEEPFEPWGRWYREHIYPAEDGLIIISFDVTEQKRQAQELDRNREVRRHTETLTDIGGWELDAKTGAQRWTAGTYRIHDLDPEGDFEPTLEAGLRFYLPEDRGRIESVVQRCLETGERYELELRLITADDCNRWVQTNGEPIRDEGEIVGARGAIQDITQRKVWETQLRNLSQFREAIIESANVWINALDEAGHVVLWNEAAEQISGYTAEEVVGTDKIWAWLYPDSEYRQTVTELASDISSGERSVEEFETTITTKDGRERIVSWNSHPISDELGNVSGSVAVGRDITEGKESEWALEERVKELTTIKRVSQAFLISDTPLETLLADFLETLFQSFQYSEITAATITCGEIVVSTENFELREPRLSTQATTADGEQVTLEVVYLENRPQEDIGPFLAEEQELLDMLIPLVSNQINLRQRERKLREQNRYMDRIFDTMDDIFFIVGTDGKIRHYNRAARDVWGYPEGQAREMSITEFVGSRDVARIEQFFESVQNTKKAGIEVDIVTGEGRHNPYEFRANSVDDPDGETAIIGIGRDKSEVVDRTKQLQVMDRVLRHNLRNDMTVIGGYAELICQEATGSVATYAETIVETCQQLMTTVEKEREIIDVLAEPPERSLIDTVAVAQLLVDAVREVNPDVDLTLDLPVEATAFTTDNLHKALRELLVNAIVHNDQPTPAITITITDQDESVQIDVADNGPPIPEEEVKILSRNRGIEPLLHGSGLGLLLVHWIVYRSDGTLYFKTNEPRGNVISISLPKSM
- a CDS encoding PadR family transcriptional regulator, which gives rise to MHDLTGFQRDLLYVIAGAERPSGQQVKEEVEQYYSGDINHGRLYPNLDTLVNKELVEKGELDRRTNYYALADAGTQRIQDRREWEAQYVDS
- a CDS encoding DUF4350 domain-containing protein, whose amino-acid sequence is MNPIEPLATDGRIDWPTVVLVAIVLATLGGLTVAASTSTEAFGPYNPAWDGASDFHAALDDDPEVEVTLLRETTTYGDLDANETVAFVIAPDESYNEVAAADVAAFVERGGTVVVLENFEPHGNDLLEDVGAEARLDGEIIRDEEHYFRGPAMPVATGVANHSLTDGVEQLTLNYATAVESGNATVLVTTSDYAYRAEGPNDELTDEHNLEALPVATVESVGEGTVIVVGDPSITTNAMRAQPDNAAFLSTLAHEGTHAVVDVSHTEGVPPLAVATLIVRDTPFLQGLIAFLGIGALAVGSRRRLRPSRLLAWLPIGRSRRTARAVERAHPGLSDAERAAALRRRHPEWDDERINRVIEAFNELDLKRGEHDRD
- a CDS encoding AAA family ATPase — encoded protein: MTETEADPGDHGDPEAIAEAIREEVSQVLVGNEDVVESLTVALLTRGHVLLEGVPGIAKTTIANLFARASGLDYRRVQMTPDILPADITGTNVYRQNLGEFELQRGPIFANLVLADEINRATPKTQSALLEAMQERQVTIEGETLELPTPFMVIATQNPIEMEGVFELPEAQRDRFQFKLTVDLPDRDDEAELIDRFDTEPQLGVAMVEQVITTDDILAAQQAVADTYVAQPVKGYVLDLVGATRSHPDVRHGASPRATITFIHGSKARAAIHGRSYVIPDDIKALAESVLAHRLVLSTDAELSDVTPTDIVANVLAETELPDADPSEIAAASEESST
- a CDS encoding sensor histidine kinase codes for the protein MGDDEAKDVPQSRLRVLHSVAIDLQDSETIDDICARTVEAAEVVLEFDLCLIALEEGGELPVRAQSSQLPPDGVAPAMSIDEGIAGRTYRTQQSYRFDDLSAVSEANAQGPYQSGLSVPIGDKGIFQAVSEESASFTDDDLQLVELLVSHTQSALTRVKHRDELERFARVVSHDLRNPLSVASGYLELAQDECECDHLAPIKAMHTRMETLIEELLILAQQGDIVSECEPVGFEEAIMTSWQEVATAQATLALDLEPGTRLITDPSRLRQLLNNLFRNAIDHASTTVTVRVGQLESGFYVEDDGPGIADNDQSHVLEWGYSTAEDGTGYGLHIVSKIARAHGWQIAIMTGTEGGARFEFTNVDINSTSNSSHG